The stretch of DNA CAGGTCGGCAATGGCTACGGAGAACGGACCGTTTCCCGTGCTGTAAGAGACCGGAGGCGCGAAGAGAGCGCCCTCGGTGGCCGTGGCCGGATGGCACAAGGCAAGGAGAATCAGGAAGGACATCCCCGCGATCGTGCGTGTCGGTTCCCGGCGAAGAGTCCTGAGCGGGATTCGTGCGAGGATAGCGTTCGTCATGCCGGCGCCTCCGGATCGCGGCCTCCAGAAGAGCTTCCGCGGATCAGGCTTACGAGCATAGCTACAAGGTCCAACCCAGCTCAGGCCTCCGGGGTCACATGTTCACGCGGTCCAGCATCCGAGCGGACCCACTATCCGTCCCGGGACGGAGGCTCAACACGCCCCGGGGCGTGTTGAATTCCAATCGCGAGTCGGGCTTTGGTTCGAATCCATCTCGAACGCACGGTCCGCTGGACAGCACCCCTGCCGTTGCACGTAATCTCCTGAGCCCTTTCCCGGCGCTTTCTGGACGCCGGGACCGACACGCCCAACCGAGGATTCCATGCCGGATCACACCACCGAGGCCCTTCCTGCCGAGCGGGAAGACTTCATCCGCGAGATCGTCAAGGCCGACCTGGCCGCCGGAACGGTGCGC from Candidatus Eisenbacteria bacterium encodes:
- a CDS encoding VCBS repeat-containing protein; protein product: MTNAILARIPLRTLRREPTRTIAGMSFLILLALCHPATATEGALFAPPVSYSTGNGPFSVAIADLNADGKPDLAVANSYSGAVSVLLGNGDGSFGPKTDFSAGMGPHSVAVGDLNRDGKPDLAVANCFV